From one Lycium ferocissimum isolate CSIRO_LF1 chromosome 5, AGI_CSIRO_Lferr_CH_V1, whole genome shotgun sequence genomic stretch:
- the LOC132055333 gene encoding glyoxylate/succinic semialdehyde reductase 2, chloroplastic isoform X1 translates to MAMCSTFCPRVSTHLNSKPFSFFPVKHRFFVSIKAQASASTPKDDDIPASIGFLGLGIMGSPMAQNLIKAGRDVTVWNRTKSKCEPLISLGAKYKSSPEEVAASCDVTFSMLADPESALDVACGKYGAAKGMGPGKGYVDVSTVDGETSKLICEQIRATGAHFLEAPVSGSKKPAEDGQLIFLTAGDAVLYEKVATLLDIMGKSRFYLGEVGNGAAMKLVVNMVMGSMMASFSEGLVLSEKVGLDPSVLVEVISQGAISAPMYALKGPSMVKSSYPTAFPLKHQQKDLRLALGLAESVSQPIPIAAATNELYKVAKSHGLSDQDFSAVIEALKVKLQQ, encoded by the exons ATGGCAATGTGCTCCACATTTTGCCCCCGTGTATCAACTCACCTAAATTCCAaacccttttcctttttcccagTTAAACATCGCTTCTTTGTTTCAATCAAGGCTCAAGCTTCTGCTTCTACTCCCAAAG ATGATGATATTCCAGCAAGCATTGGCTTTCTAGGTCTTGGAATTATGGGCTCCCCAATGGCACAAAATCTCATAAAAGCAGG ACGTGACGTGACAGTCTGGAATAGGACCAAGAGCAAATGTGAACCCCTTATCTCCTTGGGTGCAAA ATACAAGTCCTCCCCTGAGGAGGTTGCTGCATCTTGTGATGTCACATTTTCCATGCTTGCAGACCCGGAGAGTGCA CTGGATGTTGCTTGTGGAAAATATGGAGCTGCAAAAGGAATGGGTCCAGGAAAAGG TTACGTAGATGTCTCAACAGTTGATGGTGAAACTTCTAAACTGATCTGTGAACAAATTAGAGCTACTGGAGCTCATTTTTTGGAG GCTCCAGTATCAGGGTCCAAGAAGCCAGCAGAAGATGGACAGCTAATATTTCTCACTGCAG GTGATGCTGTGCTGTATGAAAAAGTTGCTACACTATTGGATATCATGGGGAAG TCAAGATTTTACCTTGGTGAAGTTGGTAATGGAGCTGCAATGAAACTTGTTGTCAATATGGTTATGGGAAG TATGATGGCCTCATTTTCTGAAGGATTAGTTCTTAGCGAGAAAGTTGGACTTGATCCAAGTGTATTAGTGGAG GTGATCTCGCAGGGTGCTATTAGTGCCCCAATGTATGCCCTTAAAGGTCCTTCAATGGTTAAATCTTCGTATCCGACAGCGTTTCCTCTGAAGCATCAGCAAAAG GACCTTCGTCTAGCTCTGGGTTTGGCTGAATCTGTTTCACAACCCATTCCAATTGCTGCAGCAACTAATGAACTTTACAAGGTAGCAAAATCTCATGGACTGAGTGACCAGGACTTCTCTGCAGTAATTGAAGCGTTGAAAGTGAAATTGCAACAGTAA
- the LOC132055331 gene encoding uncharacterized protein LOC132055331: protein MTTTSAVKNNFLPPGLVSNLQEVLLNRKGGPAQSKPENGGVSSTQPSSSDTVPDDDVTDSINTKPVVLVTNGDGIESTGLTCLVDALVRQGLCNVNVCAPQSDKSVAGHSFTLKETIAVTPTEIHGATAYEVSGTPVDCVSLALSGALFSWSKPVLVISGINRGSSCGHNMFYSGVVAGAREALFNGVPSISISLDWTNDESQESDFKDAVSVCLPLINAAIRDIEKGAFPKSCLLHIGVPKSPLTNKGFKLTKQSLWSSKLCWQAKSSTRNLAAGRFLPNQLNLGMQLAQLGRDASAAGAARKLATQRKNIEVVESVGIAGKSDPDRKVKYFRLELLDKKQEEEDEALDFRALENGFVAVTPVSLVTHVETDVHAAASEWISSALEVEQ, encoded by the exons atgactacTACTTCTGCGGTGAAAAACAATTTCTTACCACCGGGCCTTGTATCCAATCTTCAAGAAGTTCTTCTCAACAGAAAAGGCGGCCCGGCCCAATCGAAGCCCGAAAACGGTGGCGTTTCTTCAACTCAGCCTTCATCTTCCGACACGGTTCCCGATGATGACGTCACCGACAGTATTAATACGAAGCCGGTTGTATTGGTTACGAATGGTGATGGGATTGAATCGACGGGTCTTACTTGTCTTGTTGATGCTCTTGTTCGTCAAGGCTTATGTAATGTTAACGTTTGCGCTCCCCAATC AGATAAATCGGTGGCGGGCCACTCTTTTACTCTTAAAGAAACCATTGCAGTTACTCCGACTGAAATTCATGGTGCTACTGCTTATGAAGTATCTG GGACTCCCGTAGATTGTGTGTCATTAGCCTTGTCTGGGGCACTCTTTTCCTGGTCGAAGCCGGTCCTG GTAATAAGTGGAATCAACAGGGGTTCAAGTTGTGGCCACAATAT GTTTTACTCAGGTGTCGTAGCTGGTGCTAGGGAGGCATTGTTTAACGGTGTTCCATCCATATCGATATCACTTGACTG GACGAATGATGAAAGTCAAGAAAGTGATTTCAAGGATGCCGTGAGTGTTTGCTTACCATTGATAAATGCAGCCATCAGAGATATAGAAAAGGGAGCATTTCCTAAAAGTTGCTTGTTGCATATTGGAGTTCCGAAATCTCCTCTGACAAACAAG GGATTTAAATTGACCAAGCAAAGTCTCTGGAGCTCTAAGCTTTGTTGGCAAGCTAAATCATCCACCAGAAATCTTGCTGCTGGACGTTTTCTTCCAAATCAACTAAACCTTGGGATGCAGCTTGCACAACTAGGTCGAGATGCTTCTGCAGCA GGTGCTGCTCGCAAATTAGCTACACAGAGAAAGAATATAGAGGTCGTTGAGTCTGTTGGTATAGCAGGAAAATCTGATCCCGACAGGAAAGTCAAGTACTTCAGATTGGAG TTGCTTGACAAGAAGCAGGAAGAAGAAGACGAGGCTTTAGATTTTAGAGCTCTTGAAAATGGATTT GTGGCTGTTACTCCAGTCTCTCTTGTGACGCACGTGGAAACAGATGTTCATGCAGCTGCATCTGAGTGGATTTCTTCTGCATTAGAAGTGGAACAATGA
- the LOC132055333 gene encoding glyoxylate/succinic semialdehyde reductase 2, chloroplastic isoform X3, which translates to MGSPMAQNLIKAGRDVTVWNRTKSKCEPLISLGAKYKSSPEEVAASCDVTFSMLADPESALDVACGKYGAAKGMGPGKGYVDVSTVDGETSKLICEQIRATGAHFLEAPVSGSKKPAEDGQLIFLTAGDAVLYEKVATLLDIMGKSRFYLGEVGNGAAMKLVVNMVMGSMMASFSEGLVLSEKVGLDPSVLVEVISQGAISAPMYALKGPSMVKSSYPTAFPLKHQQKDLRLALGLAESVSQPIPIAAATNELYKVAKSHGLSDQDFSAVIEALKVKLQQ; encoded by the exons ATGGGCTCCCCAATGGCACAAAATCTCATAAAAGCAGG ACGTGACGTGACAGTCTGGAATAGGACCAAGAGCAAATGTGAACCCCTTATCTCCTTGGGTGCAAA ATACAAGTCCTCCCCTGAGGAGGTTGCTGCATCTTGTGATGTCACATTTTCCATGCTTGCAGACCCGGAGAGTGCA CTGGATGTTGCTTGTGGAAAATATGGAGCTGCAAAAGGAATGGGTCCAGGAAAAGG TTACGTAGATGTCTCAACAGTTGATGGTGAAACTTCTAAACTGATCTGTGAACAAATTAGAGCTACTGGAGCTCATTTTTTGGAG GCTCCAGTATCAGGGTCCAAGAAGCCAGCAGAAGATGGACAGCTAATATTTCTCACTGCAG GTGATGCTGTGCTGTATGAAAAAGTTGCTACACTATTGGATATCATGGGGAAG TCAAGATTTTACCTTGGTGAAGTTGGTAATGGAGCTGCAATGAAACTTGTTGTCAATATGGTTATGGGAAG TATGATGGCCTCATTTTCTGAAGGATTAGTTCTTAGCGAGAAAGTTGGACTTGATCCAAGTGTATTAGTGGAG GTGATCTCGCAGGGTGCTATTAGTGCCCCAATGTATGCCCTTAAAGGTCCTTCAATGGTTAAATCTTCGTATCCGACAGCGTTTCCTCTGAAGCATCAGCAAAAG GACCTTCGTCTAGCTCTGGGTTTGGCTGAATCTGTTTCACAACCCATTCCAATTGCTGCAGCAACTAATGAACTTTACAAGGTAGCAAAATCTCATGGACTGAGTGACCAGGACTTCTCTGCAGTAATTGAAGCGTTGAAAGTGAAATTGCAACAGTAA
- the LOC132055332 gene encoding heterogeneous nuclear ribonucleoprotein 1-like: protein MDYDVAEQNVAVYGDNTEEMERNDELKPSIDDSSAGKLFVGGIAWETREESFRKYFSRFGEITDCVIMMDKISGRPRGFGFVTFADPEVANKVLEEDHVIDGRTVEVKRTVPKEDMQVKGAPKTKKIFVGGLPISLTEDELKEYFSSYGYVLEQQIMLDRETGRSRGFGFVTFDSEDAVEKVLNNGRMHEISGKQVEIKRAEPKRAGAEHANESRQRRGGSGSRSYNGFGGSEGGGFGGYGGRMGRGYGGGYGGYSGGSGGGGYGGYGNMGASYGGGGGYGGYGNMGGSYGGYGYGFGFSGPMYGAAGYGGASYGAAGSYGGPTGYAGGRGYTSGDDGSWYGGAKGSVSFNAKGYDTGGSSGGAKAYGNGGAAGGRFHPYRN, encoded by the exons ATGGATTATGATGTAGCTGAACAAAACGTTGCCGTTTACGGCGATAACACAGAAGAGATGGAACGAAACGATGAATTAAAGCCGTCAATTGATGATTCTTCTGCAGG AAAGCTTTTTGTTGGAGGCATTGCTTGGGAGACCAGAGAAG AATCTTTTAGGAAGTATTTCAGCAGGTTCGGAGAGATAACAGATTGTGTAATAATGATGGATAAGATCTCTGGTAGGCCACGGGGATTTGGATTTGTAACATTTGCTGACCCAGAAGTTGCAAATAAGGTTTTAGAGGAAGACCACGTGATAGACGGTAGAACG GTGGAAGTGAAGAGGACAGTACCCAAGGAGGACATGCAAGTCAAAGGAGCtccaaaaacaaagaaaatttttGTCGGCGGCCTTCCAATATCTTTAACCGAAG ATGAGTTGAAGGAATATTTTTCTTCGTATGGCTATGTTCTGGAGCAACAAATCATGCTGGACCGCGAAACTGGTCGATCCCGAGGCTTTGGCTTCGTGACTTTTGATAGTGAAGATGCCGTTGAGAAAGTTTTAAACAATGGCCGTATGCATGAAATCAGTGGCAAACAA GTTGAAATTAAGAGGGCTGAGCCAAAAAGAGCTGGTGCTGAACATGCAAATGAGAGCAGGCAGCGTCGTGGTGGAAGTGGTTCTAGATCATACAATGGGTTTGGTGGATCTGAAGGAGGAGGGTTTGGTGGATATGGTGGAAGGATGGGTAGAGGGTATGGCGGCGGATATGGAGGCTATAGTGGCGGCAGCGGCGGCGGAGGATATGGTGGTTATGGAAACATGGGAGCAAGTTATGGCGGAGGTGGTGGCTATGGTGGTTATGGAAACATGGGAGGAAGTTATGGTGGATATGGTTATGGATTTGGGTTTAGTGGACCTATGTATGGAGCAGCTGGGTATGGAGGCGCTAGCTATGGTGCTGCTGGTAGCTATGGTGGTCCCACTGGGTATGCTGGCGGTAGAGGATATACAAGTGGTGATGATGGTAGCTGGTATGGTGGGGCTAAAGGCTCTGTATCTTTCAATGCTAAAGGGTACGACACTGGTGGTAGCTCTGGAGGTGCTAAAGCATATGGGAATGGTGGTGCTGCTGGCGGAAGGTTTCATCCTTACCGGAATTGA
- the LOC132055333 gene encoding glyoxylate/succinic semialdehyde reductase 2, chloroplastic isoform X2 — protein sequence MAMCSTFCPRVSTHLNSKPFSFFPVKHRFFVSIKAQASASTPKDDIPASIGFLGLGIMGSPMAQNLIKAGRDVTVWNRTKSKCEPLISLGAKYKSSPEEVAASCDVTFSMLADPESALDVACGKYGAAKGMGPGKGYVDVSTVDGETSKLICEQIRATGAHFLEAPVSGSKKPAEDGQLIFLTAGDAVLYEKVATLLDIMGKSRFYLGEVGNGAAMKLVVNMVMGSMMASFSEGLVLSEKVGLDPSVLVEVISQGAISAPMYALKGPSMVKSSYPTAFPLKHQQKDLRLALGLAESVSQPIPIAAATNELYKVAKSHGLSDQDFSAVIEALKVKLQQ from the exons ATGGCAATGTGCTCCACATTTTGCCCCCGTGTATCAACTCACCTAAATTCCAaacccttttcctttttcccagTTAAACATCGCTTCTTTGTTTCAATCAAGGCTCAAGCTTCTGCTTCTACTCCCAAAG ATGATATTCCAGCAAGCATTGGCTTTCTAGGTCTTGGAATTATGGGCTCCCCAATGGCACAAAATCTCATAAAAGCAGG ACGTGACGTGACAGTCTGGAATAGGACCAAGAGCAAATGTGAACCCCTTATCTCCTTGGGTGCAAA ATACAAGTCCTCCCCTGAGGAGGTTGCTGCATCTTGTGATGTCACATTTTCCATGCTTGCAGACCCGGAGAGTGCA CTGGATGTTGCTTGTGGAAAATATGGAGCTGCAAAAGGAATGGGTCCAGGAAAAGG TTACGTAGATGTCTCAACAGTTGATGGTGAAACTTCTAAACTGATCTGTGAACAAATTAGAGCTACTGGAGCTCATTTTTTGGAG GCTCCAGTATCAGGGTCCAAGAAGCCAGCAGAAGATGGACAGCTAATATTTCTCACTGCAG GTGATGCTGTGCTGTATGAAAAAGTTGCTACACTATTGGATATCATGGGGAAG TCAAGATTTTACCTTGGTGAAGTTGGTAATGGAGCTGCAATGAAACTTGTTGTCAATATGGTTATGGGAAG TATGATGGCCTCATTTTCTGAAGGATTAGTTCTTAGCGAGAAAGTTGGACTTGATCCAAGTGTATTAGTGGAG GTGATCTCGCAGGGTGCTATTAGTGCCCCAATGTATGCCCTTAAAGGTCCTTCAATGGTTAAATCTTCGTATCCGACAGCGTTTCCTCTGAAGCATCAGCAAAAG GACCTTCGTCTAGCTCTGGGTTTGGCTGAATCTGTTTCACAACCCATTCCAATTGCTGCAGCAACTAATGAACTTTACAAGGTAGCAAAATCTCATGGACTGAGTGACCAGGACTTCTCTGCAGTAATTGAAGCGTTGAAAGTGAAATTGCAACAGTAA